One Rhizobiales bacterium GAS188 DNA window includes the following coding sequences:
- a CDS encoding glutamyl-Q tRNA(Asp) synthetase has protein sequence MDEHQEHRPVFRFAPSPNGYLHLGHALSALLNDQAARACEGRLLLRIEDIDPSRSRAELIAAIFEDLAWLGLAWETPVRRQSQHLHLYREKLDELCRQSLVYPCFCTRGAIAHAVAAEDMAWPRDPDGAALYPGTCRELAPNEAARRIATGEPHAWRLRMTEASAVAGALAWREHATALPDSAWRTVPAEPQAWGDVVLGRRDAPASYHLAVVTDDAAQGVTQVVRGQDLSTATAIHRLLQHLLRLPEPTYHHHRLVLDADGRKLSKSIASTSLRELRAAGLSPGDIRRRVELTA, from the coding sequence ATGGACGAGCATCAGGAACACAGGCCGGTCTTCCGCTTCGCGCCGAGCCCGAACGGCTATCTGCATCTCGGCCATGCGCTCTCGGCGCTGCTCAATGACCAAGCAGCGCGCGCCTGCGAGGGGCGGCTGCTCTTGCGCATCGAGGATATCGACCCATCGCGTTCCCGTGCCGAACTCATCGCGGCGATCTTTGAAGACCTCGCCTGGCTCGGCCTCGCCTGGGAAACCCCGGTGCGCCGGCAATCGCAGCATCTCCATCTCTATCGCGAGAAGCTCGACGAGCTGTGCCGGCAAAGTCTCGTCTATCCCTGCTTCTGCACGCGCGGCGCCATCGCCCACGCCGTGGCGGCCGAGGACATGGCCTGGCCGCGTGACCCCGACGGGGCAGCGCTCTATCCGGGCACCTGCCGCGAGCTTGCGCCGAATGAAGCCGCGCGACGCATCGCCACTGGCGAGCCGCATGCCTGGCGTCTGCGCATGACGGAAGCCTCGGCGGTGGCAGGGGCGCTCGCCTGGCGCGAGCATGCCACGGCGCTCCCCGATTCCGCCTGGCGCACCGTCCCGGCCGAACCGCAGGCCTGGGGCGACGTGGTGCTCGGGCGCCGTGACGCGCCGGCGAGCTATCACCTCGCCGTCGTCACGGACGATGCGGCCCAGGGTGTGACCCAGGTGGTGCGCGGCCAGGACCTCTCTACGGCAACCGCCATCCACCGTCTGTTGCAACATCTCCTGCGCCTGCCCGAGCCCACCTACCACCATCACCGCCTCGTGCTCGACGCCGACGGACGCAAGCTTTCGAAAAGCATCGCCTCGACGAGCTTGCGCGAGTTGCGCGCGGCGGGGCTGAGTCCAGGAGATATCCGCCGACGGGTTGAGCTGACGGCGTAG
- a CDS encoding autotransporter secretion inner membrane protein TamB, with translation MLFAAIVCLSLVIPSRADEADKGVLADLISRALSSETTTVSVGAVDGALSSSASISDIVLSDRDGPWLKIDRVRLVWRRLALVSRRLEVDQLLIHRLEFLRKPLPSDQPAPKADAGPILPELPVKVVIKEFAIGELVLGAPVIGVASRLSVSGAAVLGNPAEGLDLRLDAKRLDAEGALALRLQLVPDSKALTLALKLAEPEGGVLAHAASIPGLPAVTFDLDGKGTLDAFKAGLTFDAGPTIGATGGADLGRAGAGRRLGLNLQSRIEGLLPPVAGAIFAGTTELQGDITFADDGAVNVSRLAVASRNARLDIAGGLDTQRNLDMTIAAAAVPGGDAKTVAGGAEIRSLDFSATVKGPLAGPKIAAELKAADLRSPQAKLASLAASFTATPNAVVTDPASRVALVGDVKVAGLALADPALTEAMGSSLSMSLRGTASPEGAVHVEELRLTTPTLGASYAGELGPKLVRGKLALDAAELRHFARLASLPLKGALGLTADLDGAPAERRLTAGLDAHVTNFASGIALADGLAGGKLALAGSVKLLPRGGFGFGNLSLTGMHATARLDGEATPDKAAIAAVIDIPEAKSVDPRLAGKAMITAALTGSLAHPDASLKASLTDGKALDRPVPRLDLEAVARDLTGALEAQLTLAGEVDRKPLAGAAHIAKRPEGGVLADRLSFNLGSADLQGNASFDTNNLATGRLTFKATNLDDLSALLLTRLAGDLNVDATLDATNGRQNARLLAHGQTVAFGASRIEGLDADLAAADLRGRPTLDGTAAIGKAILGGETISGLRLKAKAVPEGSDVALAGNARGLAIEAQARLVPAEPYRIELASLRARGGAHKLALAAPATLSLGPDAIGIAGFVLGIDAGRLRLDGSAGATLSLKGSANAVPLSIADLAQPGLGLSGTADAEFAIAGTPQAPSGDWRVKIDRLVAPQARGSGLPPIDIAGSGRLADGRSSLDLTANAGRVGSLHLTGSAPLSPAGALDIAVQGKLDAAAANGFLAASGRRVSGAVQLDARLRGSTAQPQAEGSVSMSGGSFTDVELGLKLEKIEARIAAHGDTVTIEHVAAATPNGGTVGMSGQLRLDPDAGFPGTLRITGQRAQLVSNSIVAASADLALDLSGPLGREPAIGGRIGIVSMDVTLPDRLPGTMSPIEGTRHLNPSPTAKARLAMEAKAKAHAKRKAAFNGKLNLVISAPNRIFVRGHGLDAELGGELKVTGMLADPQILGGFDLRRGRLAVLGKRLDFTRGHIGFSGELMPELDFMADSQAGDVTAHIGITGPATQPVFAFSSDPSLPQDEVLSRILFQKPSGSLSPFQALQLAQAAAQFAGGGDDAFERLRRSLGVDSLDIGTSSSGSPTVGASRAISDRLSVGVKAGSKPQDSGVSVDLDVTRHIRLQSGVDATGATSVGVGAEWEYK, from the coding sequence GTGCTGTTCGCGGCGATCGTCTGCCTCTCGCTCGTCATCCCGTCGCGTGCCGATGAGGCCGATAAGGGTGTGCTCGCCGACCTGATCTCGCGCGCTTTGTCCTCGGAGACGACGACGGTTTCGGTCGGTGCTGTCGATGGCGCCCTGTCGTCGAGCGCGTCCATCAGCGACATCGTGCTTTCCGACCGCGACGGGCCCTGGCTGAAGATCGACAGGGTGCGGCTGGTCTGGCGGCGCCTGGCTTTGGTGTCGCGGCGCCTCGAGGTCGACCAGCTCCTGATCCATCGGCTCGAATTCCTGCGCAAGCCTCTTCCTTCGGATCAGCCGGCGCCAAAGGCCGATGCCGGGCCGATCCTCCCGGAGCTGCCGGTCAAGGTTGTGATCAAGGAGTTCGCGATCGGCGAATTGGTGCTCGGCGCACCCGTCATCGGGGTCGCGTCGCGCCTTTCGGTCTCGGGCGCAGCGGTGCTCGGCAACCCGGCCGAGGGGCTCGACCTGCGTCTCGACGCCAAGCGGCTCGATGCCGAAGGCGCTCTGGCGCTGCGCTTGCAGCTCGTGCCCGACAGCAAGGCCTTGACGCTCGCGCTCAAGCTCGCGGAGCCCGAAGGCGGGGTGCTGGCGCATGCGGCGAGCATTCCGGGCCTGCCGGCCGTCACTTTCGACCTCGACGGCAAGGGCACTCTCGACGCCTTCAAGGCTGGCCTCACCTTCGACGCAGGCCCGACCATCGGCGCTACTGGCGGCGCCGATCTCGGGCGCGCAGGGGCAGGCCGCCGCCTCGGCCTCAACCTGCAATCGCGCATCGAAGGCCTGTTGCCGCCGGTCGCCGGAGCGATCTTCGCGGGCACCACCGAGCTGCAAGGCGACATCACCTTCGCGGATGATGGAGCGGTGAACGTCTCGCGCCTTGCGGTCGCCTCGCGCAATGCCCGCCTCGACATCGCCGGCGGGCTCGATACGCAGCGCAATCTCGACATGACGATTGCGGCCGCCGCGGTGCCGGGCGGCGACGCCAAAACCGTCGCCGGCGGCGCCGAGATCCGCAGCCTCGATTTCAGCGCGACCGTCAAGGGACCGCTCGCCGGCCCGAAGATCGCGGCCGAGCTCAAGGCCGCGGATCTGCGCTCGCCACAGGCGAAGCTTGCTTCGCTGGCTGCGAGCTTCACGGCGACGCCGAACGCTGTCGTCACCGACCCCGCGTCGCGCGTCGCGCTTGTCGGGGACGTGAAAGTGGCAGGCCTGGCTCTCGCCGACCCTGCGTTGACCGAGGCGATGGGATCGTCCCTGTCGATGAGCTTGCGCGGCACGGCCTCGCCCGAGGGCGCTGTCCATGTCGAAGAGCTGCGCCTCACGACGCCGACGCTCGGCGCCTCCTATGCGGGGGAGCTCGGCCCGAAGCTTGTTCGCGGCAAGCTGGCCCTCGATGCGGCAGAGCTGCGCCACTTCGCGCGTCTCGCCTCATTGCCGCTCAAAGGAGCGCTTGGCCTGACGGCTGATCTCGATGGGGCGCCCGCCGAGCGCCGGCTGACGGCGGGGCTCGATGCGCATGTGACGAATTTCGCCTCCGGCATCGCGCTCGCCGATGGGCTCGCCGGCGGCAAGCTCGCGCTCGCCGGCAGCGTCAAGCTCCTGCCGCGCGGCGGCTTCGGCTTCGGCAACCTCAGCCTCACGGGCATGCATGCCACGGCGCGTCTCGACGGCGAGGCGACGCCCGACAAGGCCGCCATCGCCGCCGTGATCGACATCCCCGAGGCGAAGTCGGTCGATCCGCGCCTTGCCGGCAAGGCGATGATCACGGCAGCGCTCACCGGCAGCCTTGCGCATCCGGACGCCTCGCTGAAGGCATCGCTCACCGACGGCAAGGCGCTCGATCGCCCAGTGCCGCGGCTCGACCTCGAGGCCGTGGCGCGCGACCTCACGGGGGCGCTCGAGGCGCAGTTGACGCTGGCCGGCGAGGTCGACCGCAAGCCGCTCGCGGGCGCCGCCCATATCGCCAAGCGCCCGGAGGGCGGCGTCCTCGCCGACAGACTGTCCTTCAATCTCGGCTCCGCCGATCTGCAAGGCAATGCCAGCTTCGACACGAACAACCTCGCCACTGGTCGGCTCACCTTCAAGGCGACCAATCTCGACGATCTGTCGGCACTGCTGCTGACGAGGCTTGCTGGCGATCTCAACGTCGATGCGACATTGGACGCAACGAATGGCCGTCAGAATGCGCGGCTCCTGGCGCATGGTCAGACTGTCGCCTTCGGCGCCAGCCGGATCGAAGGGCTCGATGCCGATCTCGCCGCGGCCGATCTGCGTGGACGCCCGACGCTCGACGGCACGGCCGCCATCGGCAAGGCCATCCTTGGCGGGGAGACGATCTCTGGATTGCGCCTCAAGGCCAAGGCTGTGCCGGAGGGCAGCGATGTCGCACTCGCGGGCAATGCGCGCGGGCTCGCCATCGAGGCGCAGGCGCGGCTCGTTCCGGCCGAACCTTACCGGATCGAGCTTGCGAGCCTCAGGGCGCGCGGCGGCGCCCATAAGCTCGCGCTCGCCGCTCCGGCGACGCTCAGCCTCGGCCCGGACGCAATCGGCATTGCGGGTTTCGTGCTCGGCATCGACGCCGGAAGGCTGCGCCTCGACGGCAGCGCCGGTGCGACGCTTTCGCTGAAGGGCTCGGCGAACGCCGTGCCGCTTTCCATCGCCGATCTCGCCCAGCCGGGGCTCGGCCTCAGCGGAACGGCTGATGCGGAGTTCGCGATCGCCGGCACGCCGCAGGCCCCGTCGGGGGATTGGCGCGTCAAGATCGACCGTCTTGTGGCGCCGCAGGCGCGCGGCTCCGGGTTGCCGCCGATCGATATCGCGGGCTCGGGGCGCCTCGCGGATGGGCGCAGCTCCCTCGACCTGACGGCGAATGCCGGCCGGGTCGGCAGTTTACACCTCACGGGCAGCGCGCCGCTCTCGCCCGCGGGCGCGCTCGACATCGCGGTGCAAGGCAAGCTCGATGCCGCGGCCGCGAATGGCTTCCTCGCTGCCTCGGGCCGGCGTGTCTCCGGCGCCGTGCAGTTGGATGCGCGCTTGCGCGGCAGCACGGCGCAACCGCAGGCCGAAGGCAGCGTGAGCATGAGCGGCGGCAGCTTCACCGATGTCGAGCTCGGCCTGAAGCTCGAGAAGATCGAGGCGCGCATCGCGGCCCATGGCGACACGGTGACGATCGAGCATGTGGCGGCCGCGACGCCGAATGGCGGTACGGTCGGTATGAGCGGGCAGCTGCGCCTCGACCCCGACGCGGGCTTCCCGGGCACGCTGCGCATCACCGGCCAGAGGGCGCAGCTCGTCTCGAACAGCATCGTCGCAGCGAGCGCCGATCTCGCGCTCGACCTCTCCGGTCCGCTCGGGCGTGAGCCGGCGATCGGCGGGCGGATCGGAATCGTCTCGATGGACGTGACCTTGCCGGATCGCCTGCCCGGCACGATGAGCCCCATAGAAGGCACCAGGCACCTCAATCCGTCGCCGACCGCCAAGGCCCGCCTCGCCATGGAGGCCAAGGCCAAGGCGCATGCGAAACGCAAGGCCGCCTTCAACGGCAAGCTCAACCTCGTGATCTCGGCGCCGAACCGGATCTTCGTGCGCGGGCATGGCCTTGATGCCGAGCTCGGCGGCGAGCTGAAGGTGACGGGCATGCTCGCGGATCCGCAGATCCTGGGCGGCTTCGATCTGCGGCGCGGGCGCCTCGCGGTGCTCGGCAAGCGGCTCGATTTCACCCGTGGCCATATCGGCTTCAGCGGCGAGCTGATGCCCGAGCTCGACTTCATGGCCGACAGCCAGGCCGGCGACGTCACGGCCCATATCGGCATTACGGGCCCGGCCACGCAACCGGTCTTCGCCTTCTCGTCGGATCCGAGCCTGCCGCAGGACGAGGTGCTGTCACGCATCCTGTTCCAGAAGCCCTCGGGCAGCTTGTCGCCCTTCCAGGCGCTGCAGCTCGCGCAAGCCGCGGCGCAGTTCGCCGGCGGTGGCGATGACGCCTTCGAGCGCCTGCGTCGGTCGCTCGGCGTCGACAGCCTCGATATCGGCACGAGCTCGAGCGGCAGCCCGACCGTCGGGGCTTCGCGCGCCATCAGCGACCGGCTCAGCGTCGGCGTCAAAGCAGGCAGCAAGCCGCAGGATAGCGGCGTCTCGGTCGATCTCGACGTGACGCGCCACATCCGCCTGCAGAGCGGCGTCGATGCCACTGGTGCCACGAGCGTCGGCGTGGGTGCGGAATGGGAATATAAGTAG
- a CDS encoding Predicted DNA-binding protein, MmcQ/YjbR family, with product MSKEPSERLRAICLALPEASEAPMRRGPSFRVGDKIFATDRRVDDRPSVWCKAPEGSQAILSGADPERFFVPPYFGTKGWVGMWLDRGCDWDEVGSLIRRSYRLVAPKRLAALVP from the coding sequence ATGTCCAAGGAGCCTTCCGAGCGGCTGCGGGCGATCTGCCTCGCGCTCCCCGAAGCGTCGGAGGCGCCGATGCGGCGTGGCCCGAGCTTCAGGGTCGGCGACAAGATCTTCGCCACGGATCGGCGCGTCGACGATCGCCCGTCGGTCTGGTGCAAGGCGCCGGAGGGTAGCCAGGCCATTCTCAGCGGCGCGGATCCCGAGCGCTTCTTCGTGCCTCCCTATTTCGGCACGAAGGGCTGGGTCGGCATGTGGCTGGATCGCGGCTGCGATTGGGATGAGGTGGGGTCGCTGATCCGGCGTAGCTACCGGCTGGTCGCGCCGAAACGCCTCGCGGCGCTGGTGCCCTGA
- a CDS encoding autotransporter secretion outer membrane protein TamA, whose product MRSRSRRLFGSLIPYILAGAALAVTCGRAEAFDFFGLFGSEDTPPAVSTDALAYTVEFDAGDADKALKTALKDASSLYRLRQDAPPDGDSLARRAVNDFAPLVDTLWGAGYYDATVEIASGTAVLRIGQDETAAMARAAESHRGRTVVPITVRVVPGPLFALGAVAVLEAASRRAFAPDELPAKVIGLKPGDPARSSDLKAAQARMIDYFRARSHPLARVAAIKPVVDHATHMMDLTLVLDPGPRAGFGEVTVNGPQEFPSSVVRSFIYIEEGDPYSPKALADARESVRQIPALGSIRIREATKLDRNGNLPIFVDAADRLPYVVGFAAKYSTTDGPAGQVYWQDRNLFGGAESLRLEGDLFVNPRNNGTRLASFRDLKFSDLGGRFKASFVKPALGGSRNDLLIDALAENTRTGGDRFGGYSSRLADATVAIRHRFDNTFSMQIGAEAMIGHTTDVLGKVNYTLIGIPIGAIYDTTDSKLDPTRGLRINASFTPYPSFLGSSLDLVVAKAQASTYWAIDEDARYVLAARVRIGSLSGASLVEIPANLRFYGGGGGSVRGYRYQSLGPRGPFGYVVGGRSLLEASAELRIKITETIGVVPFFDAGNAFTSSLPKFSDTLQMSAGLGLRYYTAIGPIRLDVAAPLNPRRGDKPVTLYVSIGQSF is encoded by the coding sequence ATGAGGTCGCGATCTCGGCGCCTGTTCGGATCTCTGATCCCTTACATCTTGGCCGGCGCGGCGCTCGCCGTCACCTGTGGACGCGCCGAGGCTTTCGATTTCTTTGGGCTCTTCGGCTCGGAGGATACGCCGCCCGCGGTCTCGACCGATGCCTTGGCCTACACGGTCGAATTCGACGCCGGCGACGCCGATAAAGCCCTCAAGACGGCGCTCAAGGATGCCTCGAGCCTCTATCGGCTGCGCCAGGATGCGCCGCCCGACGGCGATTCGCTCGCCCGGCGGGCCGTCAATGACTTCGCGCCGCTGGTCGATACGCTTTGGGGGGCGGGCTATTACGACGCGACTGTCGAGATCGCGAGCGGCACGGCGGTGCTCCGGATCGGCCAGGACGAGACCGCCGCAATGGCGCGCGCCGCCGAAAGCCATCGCGGCCGGACCGTGGTGCCGATCACGGTCAGGGTCGTGCCGGGGCCGCTCTTCGCGCTCGGCGCCGTCGCGGTGCTCGAGGCCGCGAGCCGCAGGGCCTTCGCGCCGGACGAGCTGCCCGCCAAGGTGATCGGGCTGAAGCCTGGCGATCCGGCGCGCTCCAGCGATCTGAAGGCCGCTCAAGCCCGCATGATCGACTATTTCCGGGCGAGATCCCATCCTCTCGCCAGGGTGGCGGCGATCAAGCCGGTCGTCGATCACGCAACCCATATGATGGACCTGACCCTGGTTCTCGATCCGGGGCCGCGCGCCGGCTTCGGCGAAGTGACCGTCAACGGGCCGCAGGAATTCCCGTCGAGCGTGGTGCGCTCCTTCATCTATATCGAGGAGGGCGATCCCTATTCGCCGAAAGCGCTCGCCGATGCGCGAGAATCGGTGCGCCAGATCCCGGCGCTCGGCTCGATCCGCATCCGCGAGGCGACGAAGCTCGACCGGAACGGCAATCTGCCGATCTTCGTCGATGCGGCCGACCGCCTGCCCTATGTTGTGGGCTTCGCCGCCAAATACTCTACCACCGACGGTCCCGCCGGTCAGGTTTATTGGCAGGACCGCAACCTGTTCGGCGGCGCCGAGAGCTTGCGGCTCGAAGGCGACCTGTTCGTCAATCCGCGCAATAACGGAACGCGGCTTGCGAGCTTCCGTGACCTGAAGTTTTCCGATCTCGGCGGGCGCTTCAAGGCGAGCTTCGTCAAGCCGGCGCTCGGCGGTAGCCGCAACGACCTCCTCATCGACGCGCTCGCCGAGAACACGCGCACGGGCGGCGATCGCTTCGGCGGTTATTCGAGCCGGCTTGCCGACGCGACGGTCGCCATCCGTCATCGCTTCGACAACACGTTCTCGATGCAGATCGGCGCCGAGGCGATGATCGGCCACACCACGGATGTGCTGGGCAAGGTCAACTACACGCTGATCGGCATTCCAATCGGCGCCATCTACGACACGACGGACAGCAAGCTCGATCCGACGCGCGGCCTGCGCATCAACGCCAGCTTCACTCCCTATCCTAGCTTCCTCGGCTCGAGCCTCGACCTGGTCGTCGCCAAGGCGCAGGCCTCGACCTATTGGGCGATCGACGAGGATGCCCGTTATGTGCTCGCCGCCCGCGTCCGCATCGGGTCGCTTTCCGGCGCTTCGCTCGTCGAGATCCCGGCCAATCTGCGCTTCTACGGCGGGGGCGGCGGCTCCGTGCGCGGCTATCGCTATCAAAGCCTCGGGCCGCGCGGCCCGTTCGGCTATGTGGTTGGCGGGCGCAGTTTGCTCGAGGCCTCGGCGGAGCTGCGCATCAAGATCACCGAGACCATCGGCGTCGTGCCCTTCTTCGATGCCGGCAACGCCTTCACCTCGAGCTTGCCGAAATTCTCCGATACGCTGCAGATGTCGGCCGGCCTCGGCCTGCGCTATTACACGGCGATCGGGCCGATCCGCCTGGACGTCGCGGCCCCGCTCAACCCGCGCAGAGGAGACAAGCCCGTCACCCTCTATGTCAGCATAGGGCAATCCTTTTGA